TATATGATTCCAAAACTTTATAACACCAAACTTTACAGTGAAAAGTTAGCTAACATTCACTTTTGGGTGGGGCTATTAGGGATTTTACTTTACTACATCTCCATGACTGTAGCGGGGATCACTCAAGGACTCATGTGGAGAGCCATCAATGATCAAGGAAAATTAGTTTACCCTGACTTTGTGGAAACCGTGACTCGTATTGTGCCTCTGTATTATGTGCGCGCAGCAGGCGGTGTTTTATTTATTATTGGAACTGTGCTGATGATCTACAACATGGTGTGCACCATCAGAAACTCTAAAGGTCTTGCAGATGATCCAGTGGCTGAACCTTTGGAAAAACGTGAAAGCACTGGTGAACACAAGTCCTCTGGGCACAGACGGCTTGAAGGTGCGGTTTTAACTTTTAGTGTGTTGTCATTTGTGGCTATTGCCGTTGGGTCTGTCATTGAAATTGTACCGACCTTGTCTTTACATAAATACGTGGATGAAAAAGTCCAAGCCGAACCTTACACTCCTCTGGAACTAGCTGGGCGGGACATTTATGTGCGTGAAGGCTGTTACACCTGTCACTCTCAACAGATCAGAACTCTACCGTTTGACGTTCTACGTTTTGGTCCTGCCTCTAGTGTGGCAGAGTCCATGTACGACAGACCTTTTCAATGGGGTTCAAAACGCATTGGGCCAGACTTGGCTCGCGTAGGGAAAAAATATCCTCACATCTGGCACTACAGACACATGCGTGACCCACGCGAAGTCATTTCTGATTCTTTGATGCCTAGTTATCCTTGGCTGTTAAATAAGAAGACCGACTTTTACTCTTTAAGAAGAAAGCTTTCTGTCATGAAGTACTTAGGTGTGCCTTATGATCAAGACACCGTGGCCAATGCGGATATTGTGGCAGAAAAGCAAGCGCGTGAGCTTTCTTATGAACTGCGCGAACAAGGAATCACAGCTTCAGCTCTAGAACAAAAAGAGATCGTGGCTTTGATTGCTTACCTACAAGCCTTAGGTCAAAAAGTAACACCGATTGATTCTGTGGCATCAGAAGGAGAGCAAAAATGAAAAAGGAGATTTTAAATCATTTTGTAAATCCCGATTGGATTTTACTGAGCTTTCTTTTATTTTTTGCTGTCTTTTTATTTATGCTTTATCGCGTGTTCTTTTTAACATCAAAAAAAGAGCACCAAAGACATTCCTTAATCCCACTATACGACAAACCCATGAGAAAGGCAGAACACCATGAGTGAGAACGACAAAAACGTTGAAGGACAAATCATCGAAGGACACGTGTACGATGGCATTAAAGAGCTTGATAATCCACTACCTAAATGGTGGCTATTCACCTTTTACATCACTATTGTGTTTAGTATTTTTTATTACGGATACTATGAACTTTTTGGTGGCCCTACCAGTCATGAAATTTTAGCAGCAGATATGGCAAAGGTGGAGGCTCTACAGCAACAAAACGCGCAAGACGCACCTGAAGAGCAACCCATAGACATGAACGATGTGAATAGCATTTTAGCTGATGCCAGTGTGATGGCTGAAGCTAAAAGACAGTACGATGGAAAATGTGCCGCTTGTCATGGAATGAATGGAGAAGGCACTGTTGGGCCTAACTTGACCGATAAGTACTGGATTCACTCTAAGGGTGAACTCGATGCCATTGTTGTGGCTCTTAAAAAAGGATTTCCCGATAAAGGGATGCCCCCTTGGGAAGACATGATTCCTAAAGAGTATCACCTTGCTGTGGCCGTTTATATTAAACAGATGCCCCCAGCCTCTGGACGACCTCCCCAAGGAGACTTAGTCGAAGAATGAGCTACAACCCCAGAGACCTCCCTACAGAACGCCCCTCAACCCTAGATAAAAAAGGGTTCCGTGTTTATATTCATCCCGCCGAGGTCTTAGGGTATTTTCGTACTCGCAGAAATCTTGTCTATGGTTTTTTAGTTTTTATTTTTTTAGTTTTGCCTTGGACTCAATTTCAGGGCAAGCAGACCATCTTACTGGACTTAGCACAAAGAGAGTTCACGTTTTTTGGCAGCACCTTTTATGCTCATGATGCGCCACTGTTCTTTTTTCCAGTTTTTATCTTTGCCATGCTGTTAGTTTTTATAACTTCTGTCTTTGGTAGAGCCTGGTGTGGATGGGCTTGTCCTCAAACTGTATTCATTGATTTTATTTATCGAAAAATTGAAAAATGGATTGAAGGCAATCACGTAGAAAGAAAAAAATTAGATGAAGCTCCTATGAGTGTTAGCAAATTCAGCAAAAGAGCTTTGAAGTGGATTTTGTTTTTTCTGGTCTCGGCCCACATCGCCCATAGCTTCACCGCCTATTTTGTAGGGGCAAAACCCTTGCTGCTCATCACGTTGGGGAATCCGCTTAACAATATTAACTTATTTATTTTTGTTCACTCTCTTACTCTTTTATTCCTGTTTGATTTTGGCTGGTTTAGAGAGCAGTTCTGCATCATCATGTGCCCCTATGGACGCTTTCAATCCGTGTTAATGGACAAAGACTCTTTGACTGTCGCCTACAATGAAAAACGCGGAGAACCCAGAGGCAAAAAAGGGCCTGGAGATTGTGTCGACTGTTATAAATGCGTGATCGTCTGTCCTACGGGAATTGATATCCGTAACGGCTCGCAACTAGAATGTATTGCATGCACGGCCTGCATTGACGCCTGTGATGATGTGATGACTCGTCTAAAGCTGCCCACTGGACTTATTGGGTACTCTTCAGAGGCTGAGCTTGAGGGCAAGAAACGCAAACTCATCAACTGGCGCAGTGGCAGCTATTTAGCAATCATCCTAGGGCTTAGCATCGCCTTTTCTATCATTCTGTTCTTTAGACAACCTGTAGAGTTTAAGGTCTTACGTGCCAGTAAAGCCCCGTTTTCTATCACAGAAGAGCAAGGGCAAAGACTGGTTCTTAACCATTTTAAACTGCATCTCACCAATCAAACTCAAACTCTGATCCAGATCGACATTGTGAACCAGCATCAAGACTCTCAACTTCTGTCACCAGAATTTCCTCTGTCACTTTCTCCGAGTAAAGACAGATGGTCCCACATCTTCTTTAAGACACCTATAGATAAATTCAAAAACAAAGATAAAATCCAAACTCAAATCCAACTTAAGTATAAAGATCGCACTGAAACTTTAAAAATCAATCTTCTTGGGCCGCAACAACACTAACGGCCGCAGAGATTTTGGGGTCTCCATTTTTATATATATACTCAAAATACTCAAACAGTGACGTTTGGCATACCTTTGCGTTCGCAAAGCTACGCCAAGCCGAACTCGCATTTCGACCATATATATAAAAATAGAGACCCCAAAATCTCTGCTCTCTTACTGTAGACTGGGAGATTCACCATATTTTAAATAATTTGGCCGTCTTCGATTTTGTGTTTGGGTAAAACTACGGAGTGAGGCTTTATGGTGACTCGATTTCCGATTTTAGCTCCGCCCATAATGCTGGCTTTGAGGCCGATGTTGGTGTGATCACCAATAGTGACAGGCTCAATGATTAAGAAACCTTTTTGACCAGAATGAGCAAAGATAGTCGCGCTTCCACCGATGGTGACATAATCCCCAAGAGTGATCATACAAGGGTCAGAGATATTTGACGTGTTAATCACGACACCTTTGCCGATTTTCATTCCCATCATTTTAAAAAATAAAACATTTAAAGGACTGGGTGTGATGAACTCTAAAAACGTAAAGCGCACCATATAAGTCAAAGCATTATGAATAAACCAAGGAATGGTAGGAAG
The genomic region above belongs to Pseudobdellovibrionaceae bacterium and contains:
- a CDS encoding c-type cytochrome, with the protein product MSENDKNVEGQIIEGHVYDGIKELDNPLPKWWLFTFYITIVFSIFYYGYYELFGGPTSHEILAADMAKVEALQQQNAQDAPEEQPIDMNDVNSILADASVMAEAKRQYDGKCAACHGMNGEGTVGPNLTDKYWIHSKGELDAIVVALKKGFPDKGMPPWEDMIPKEYHLAVAVYIKQMPPASGRPPQGDLVEE
- the ccoG gene encoding cytochrome c oxidase accessory protein CcoG, whose protein sequence is MSYNPRDLPTERPSTLDKKGFRVYIHPAEVLGYFRTRRNLVYGFLVFIFLVLPWTQFQGKQTILLDLAQREFTFFGSTFYAHDAPLFFFPVFIFAMLLVFITSVFGRAWCGWACPQTVFIDFIYRKIEKWIEGNHVERKKLDEAPMSVSKFSKRALKWILFFLVSAHIAHSFTAYFVGAKPLLLITLGNPLNNINLFIFVHSLTLLFLFDFGWFREQFCIIMCPYGRFQSVLMDKDSLTVAYNEKRGEPRGKKGPGDCVDCYKCVIVCPTGIDIRNGSQLECIACTACIDACDDVMTRLKLPTGLIGYSSEAELEGKKRKLINWRSGSYLAIILGLSIAFSIILFFRQPVEFKVLRASKAPFSITEEQGQRLVLNHFKLHLTNQTQTLIQIDIVNQHQDSQLLSPEFPLSLSPSKDRWSHIFFKTPIDKFKNKDKIQTQIQLKYKDRTETLKINLLGPQQH